From the genome of Deinococcus sp. AJ005, one region includes:
- a CDS encoding penicillin-binding protein produces MSHRHAPLLTLLLALGTVPTLSSADARVRLGDALPAHPWQASANAEGREVVVVYSHDCGDLGVLWQAVMDSDLPVRAVNAEGTPSPAPAGVNPWRGDGATAFARALKVSAYPTVLLVQGDRILNAWEGDFTGKLE; encoded by the coding sequence ATGAGCCACCGACATGCCCCCCTGCTGACGCTGCTCCTCGCGCTGGGGACGGTGCCCACCCTGAGCAGCGCCGACGCCCGCGTGAGGTTGGGAGATGCGCTGCCCGCCCACCCCTGGCAGGCCAGCGCCAATGCGGAGGGCCGCGAGGTGGTGGTGGTTTACAGCCACGACTGCGGCGATCTGGGGGTGCTGTGGCAGGCGGTGATGGATAGCGATCTGCCCGTGCGGGCCGTGAACGCGGAAGGCACGCCCTCGCCCGCCCCGGCAGGTGTGAACCCCTGGCGCGGCGACGGGGCCACCGCCTTCGCCCGCGCCCTGAAAGTGAGCGCCTACCCCACCGTGCTGCTGGTGCAGGGAGACCGTATTCTGAACGCCTGGGAAGGGGATTTCACGGGGAAGTTGGAGTAG
- a CDS encoding transglycosylase domain-containing protein codes for MIFFLRFLKFLTSLLIAALIAGTGVAATYGLKWWRELPDYRQLDTLSLGAETKVFARDNTPLGSLIPKIGEQAISRTLVNLDEISPFMVAALVSNEDRRFFEHYGIDPYGLGRQVQRLAAGESVQGGSTLTNQLIKNTLLLDEYNQARTPDRKIKEWLLSVQVERSFTKAEILQNYLNTIYWGDGGPVELYGIYSAAQAYFRTTPGNLTLAQSAYLTVLVPSAGRYFDYKAMRPLMKTLLGRMVEDKWITQTQMDAALKENLQPRGWQVLYDKAGNITSAKLVDRTQKELKAVTTVRYPQFMGQVEQELVRRFGREKVYGSGGLRVYTTVDPRIQAAVETASKEARGLPPGATLGATILDPFTGEVLGMIGQKLYGDAPPDAWNNAAQGQRQIGSTIKPLLYTTALSTGLTQDHREDDKPITFPCATCKNGVYAPQNFESQTSYRSMTIREALDRSLNLVTVRLADRIGLQTFFGKLRQLGIPPNDGTGLAAALGAVETTPVKMAAAYAPFANGGLYRAPRYLTRVTTARGEVLYDDTLNPVKPVRVWTPQIAWLGLDMIKGVVNDLNEAQGGLSWGAKFGDWPVAGKTGTSNGPKDFWFVGTTPLYTGAVWVGKQQGGDMPTYYYSGYVNAPIWRRMMELAHKGQTVRAFSEPPGILYADAPDPGYLPNVKLAVLDPNYRDAADTALQNDTPPPPVKYTESRYTAAYNDPNTVLIDVDRTTNQQATEFTPPENIVQRRVYIEQLPAYAPDDSPAPLTDEKPDPAAVKAVKNQSAVPQIPAPEQPTPKPAAP; via the coding sequence ATGATCTTTTTTCTCCGTTTCCTGAAATTTCTGACCTCTCTCCTGATTGCCGCCCTGATCGCCGGGACGGGCGTGGCGGCCACCTACGGCCTGAAATGGTGGCGTGAGCTGCCCGATTACCGCCAACTGGATACCCTGTCGCTGGGCGCAGAGACCAAGGTTTTTGCCCGCGACAACACGCCGCTGGGCAGCCTGATTCCCAAGATCGGCGAGCAGGCCATCAGCCGCACGCTGGTCAATCTGGACGAGATCAGCCCCTTCATGGTGGCCGCGCTGGTCAGCAACGAGGACCGGCGCTTCTTCGAGCATTACGGCATCGATCCCTACGGGCTGGGGCGGCAGGTGCAGCGGCTGGCGGCAGGGGAGAGCGTGCAGGGCGGCAGCACCCTGACCAACCAACTGATCAAGAACACCCTATTGCTCGACGAGTACAACCAGGCCCGCACCCCGGACCGCAAGATCAAGGAGTGGTTGCTGAGCGTGCAGGTCGAGCGCAGCTTTACCAAGGCCGAGATTCTCCAGAACTACTTGAACACCATCTACTGGGGAGACGGCGGCCCCGTCGAACTGTACGGCATCTATTCGGCGGCCCAGGCGTATTTTCGCACCACGCCGGGGAACCTGACCCTGGCCCAGAGCGCCTACCTGACGGTGCTGGTGCCCAGTGCGGGCCGTTACTTTGACTACAAGGCCATGCGCCCCCTGATGAAGACCCTGCTGGGCCGCATGGTGGAAGACAAATGGATCACCCAGACCCAGATGGACGCGGCCCTCAAAGAGAATCTGCAACCGCGCGGCTGGCAGGTGCTGTATGACAAGGCGGGCAACATCACCAGCGCCAAACTGGTGGACCGCACCCAGAAAGAACTGAAGGCGGTGACCACCGTGCGTTATCCGCAGTTCATGGGACAGGTCGAGCAGGAACTGGTGCGCCGTTTTGGGCGCGAAAAGGTGTATGGCAGCGGGGGCCTGCGGGTGTACACCACCGTTGATCCCCGCATTCAGGCCGCCGTGGAAACCGCCAGCAAGGAAGCGCGCGGCCTGCCCCCCGGCGCGACGCTGGGGGCCACCATCCTCGACCCGTTTACCGGCGAGGTGCTGGGCATGATCGGGCAGAAGCTGTACGGGGACGCGCCGCCTGATGCCTGGAACAACGCCGCGCAGGGCCAGCGCCAGATCGGCTCTACCATCAAGCCGCTGCTGTACACCACCGCGCTGTCCACCGGATTGACCCAGGACCACCGCGAGGACGACAAACCGATCACCTTCCCCTGCGCCACCTGCAAGAACGGTGTCTACGCGCCCCAGAACTTCGAGAGTCAGACCAGTTACCGCAGCATGACCATCCGTGAGGCGCTGGACCGCTCGCTGAACCTGGTCACCGTGCGGCTGGCAGACCGGATCGGGTTGCAGACCTTCTTCGGCAAGCTGCGGCAACTGGGCATTCCGCCCAATGACGGCACTGGGCTGGCGGCGGCGCTGGGCGCGGTGGAGACCACCCCGGTCAAGATGGCGGCGGCCTACGCCCCCTTCGCCAACGGCGGGCTGTACCGCGCGCCCCGTTACCTGACGCGGGTGACCACGGCGCGCGGCGAGGTGCTGTATGACGACACCCTGAACCCAGTCAAGCCGGTGCGGGTGTGGACGCCGCAGATCGCGTGGCTGGGCCTGGACATGATCAAGGGCGTGGTCAACGATCTGAACGAGGCGCAGGGCGGTCTGTCCTGGGGAGCCAAGTTCGGCGACTGGCCGGTGGCGGGCAAGACCGGGACCAGCAACGGTCCCAAGGACTTCTGGTTCGTGGGCACCACGCCCCTGTACACCGGAGCCGTGTGGGTGGGCAAGCAGCAGGGCGGCGACATGCCCACCTACTACTATTCCGGCTATGTCAATGCCCCGATCTGGCGGCGCATGATGGAACTGGCGCACAAGGGCCAGACCGTGCGCGCCTTCAGCGAACCCCCTGGCATTCTGTACGCCGATGCGCCGGACCCCGGTTACCTGCCCAATGTCAAGCTGGCCGTGCTGGACCCCAATTACCGCGACGCCGCCGACACGGCCCTGCAAAACGACACCCCGCCCCCCCCGGTCAAGTACACCGAATCCCGTTACACGGCGGCGTACAACGATCCCAACACGGTGTTGATTGATGTGGACCGCACCACCAACCAGCAGGCCACCGAGTTCACCCCGCCGGAAAACATCGTGCAGCGCCGCGTGTACATTGAGCAGTTGCCCGCCTATGCCCCCGACGACAGCCCCGCCCCGCTGACCGACGAGAAGCCTGATCCCGCCGCCGTGAAAGCCGTGAAGAATCAGAGCGCTGTGCCGCAGATTCCGGCGCCGGAACAACCGACCCCAAAGCCAGCCGCCCCCTGA
- a CDS encoding PleD family two-component system response regulator, with product MPYTILVADDEPAIRTMLEVILSADGHEIVAVPDGKAALEYLQDHTPDAMLLDIKMPHMDGFEICSRVKRVKRLRGVPVLLLTGFDDDQTRDHAKLVGADDIVYKPLSGKNLRGRINQLVAARRP from the coding sequence ATGCCGTATACGATCCTCGTCGCCGACGATGAGCCAGCCATCCGCACCATGCTGGAAGTCATTCTGTCCGCCGATGGACACGAGATCGTGGCGGTGCCCGACGGCAAGGCGGCGCTGGAATACCTGCAAGACCACACCCCCGACGCCATGCTGCTGGACATCAAGATGCCGCACATGGACGGCTTTGAAATCTGCTCGCGCGTCAAGCGGGTCAAGCGGCTGCGCGGCGTTCCCGTACTGCTGCTGACCGGCTTCGACGACGATCAGACGCGCGACCACGCCAAGCTGGTGGGCGCGGACGACATCGTCTACAAACCGCTGTCCGGCAAGAACCTGCGCGGACGCATCAACCAGCTCGTCGCGGCCCGCCGCCCCTGA
- the mnmA gene encoding tRNA 2-thiouridine(34) synthase MnmA, whose amino-acid sequence MTALTTATAGNTGAAQTGERVLCAMSGGVDSSVTAALLKDAGYSVVGAMMRFWPDDKRTDTFDSCCSPDAAYEARRVAEQVGIPFYLLDYREQFQRHIVGPFIEEYAQGRTPNPCVNCNTKVKFDELVKKAKMLGCRYVATGHYVKRVDNGDVVEFHRGDDPQKDQTYFLWGTPRDALPYILFPVGELEKPRVREIAEERGLLTARKPESQNICFVPGKVQDFVAEHLPQATGFIREISNGEIVGDHLGTQFYTLGQKRGMGLYQSHKVRHIVHLDPKTNTVWVGDYDDCLWGSLKVSDANYLCDLADLPRVVDVQVRYRTRPVRATVLHADENGFELQFDDPQFAVAPGQSAVLYDGPRLLGGGLINDHKRDLPEVSGSPATLVNA is encoded by the coding sequence ATGACGGCCTTGACGACAGCAACTGCGGGAAACACGGGCGCAGCCCAGACGGGCGAGCGCGTGCTGTGCGCCATGTCCGGCGGCGTGGACAGCAGCGTGACGGCGGCCCTGCTGAAAGACGCCGGGTACAGCGTGGTGGGCGCGATGATGCGCTTCTGGCCCGACGACAAACGCACGGACACCTTCGACAGTTGCTGCTCGCCCGACGCCGCCTATGAAGCCCGCCGCGTGGCCGAACAGGTGGGCATCCCGTTTTACCTGCTGGACTACCGCGAGCAGTTCCAGCGCCACATCGTCGGCCCGTTTATCGAGGAATACGCACAGGGCCGCACGCCCAATCCCTGCGTGAACTGCAACACCAAGGTCAAGTTCGACGAACTGGTGAAGAAGGCCAAGATGCTGGGCTGCCGCTACGTGGCGACGGGCCATTACGTCAAGCGCGTCGATAACGGCGATGTGGTGGAGTTTCACCGGGGCGACGATCCGCAGAAGGACCAGACCTATTTCCTGTGGGGCACGCCGCGTGACGCGCTGCCGTACATCCTGTTTCCGGTTGGGGAGCTGGAAAAGCCCCGCGTACGCGAGATCGCCGAGGAGCGCGGCCTGCTGACCGCCCGCAAGCCCGAGAGCCAGAACATCTGCTTCGTGCCGGGGAAGGTGCAGGACTTCGTGGCCGAGCATCTGCCCCAGGCGACAGGCTTTATCCGCGAGATCAGCAACGGCGAGATCGTGGGCGATCACCTGGGCACACAGTTCTACACCCTGGGCCAGAAGCGTGGCATGGGCCTGTACCAGTCGCACAAGGTTCGGCACATCGTCCATCTGGACCCAAAGACCAACACCGTCTGGGTGGGCGATTACGACGATTGCCTGTGGGGCAGCCTGAAGGTGTCGGACGCGAATTACCTGTGCGATCTGGCCGATCTGCCACGCGTGGTGGATGTGCAGGTGCGCTACCGCACGAGGCCCGTGCGCGCCACGGTGCTGCACGCCGACGAAAACGGCTTTGAACTCCAGTTCGATGATCCGCAGTTTGCCGTCGCCCCCGGCCAGAGCGCCGTGCTGTATGACGGACCACGCCTGCTGGGCGGCGGCTTGATCAACGACCACAAGCGGGACCTGCCGGAAGTGTCCGGTTCACCGGCAACTCTGGTCAACGCTTAA
- a CDS encoding DUF705 domain-containing protein: protein MKVNPTPLVVYVDVDETLIRNYGKSRIPIPAVIRHVRALYEQGAELYCWSSGGAAYARQSARECGLEDCFQFCLPKPQVFIDDQHFSDWRRLVHVLPVGCGDQTIENYRQALKR from the coding sequence ATGAAAGTCAACCCGACGCCTCTGGTCGTTTACGTTGATGTCGATGAAACGCTGATCAGAAATTACGGCAAGTCGCGTATCCCGATTCCGGCGGTGATTCGTCATGTGCGCGCTCTTTACGAGCAGGGAGCCGAACTCTATTGCTGGAGTTCAGGCGGCGCGGCCTACGCCCGCCAGAGTGCCAGAGAATGCGGACTGGAGGATTGTTTTCAGTTTTGCCTGCCGAAGCCGCAGGTGTTCATCGACGATCAGCATTTTTCCGACTGGAGGCGACTGGTACATGTCCTGCCCGTCGGCTGCGGTGATCAGACCATCGAGAACTACCGGCAGGCCCTTAAGCGTTGA
- a CDS encoding ATP-binding protein, translated as MSDYEKLGAFYLGKAVDGGTGAVTDELLLYDSADLTTHAVIIGMTGSGKTGLGLGLIEEAAMDGIPVLAVDPKGDLANLLLTFPDLAPADFRPWVDESEATRGGITPDELAAQKAAMWQKGLADWGQSGERIRTLKEKADFAVYTPGSSAGRPISVLKGFDAPPPEIMDDADALRERIGGTVSGLLGLLGIDADPLRSREHVLLSTLLSHAWAEGRTLDMAGMIAGIQTPPFTQIGVMGVDAFYPPKDRFDLAMGLNNLLASPGFAVWTQGEPLDVGRFLFTPEGKPRVSIMNIAHLNDSERMFFVSMLLNAVLSWMRTQSGTSSLRALLYMDEIAGFFPPNGNPPSKPPMLTLLKQARAFGLGVTLATQNPVDLDYKGLSNTGTWMIGRLQTDNDKARVLEALQGASAGQEAMSKAELDKLLSGLGKRVFLMHNVHDARPTLFTTRWTMSYLAGPITGSQIRKLAQGNAPRNTESSAAPPVPAPIASQTGSKPLLPPGVTEVYIPTTDTGVTYHPHLLAVANVRYSDLKARVEVSGTLPLAVEVGDGPIPVSWTDAAELPVNPATLEQTPADGATFAELPAPLLDAKNYARWSKEAAKYVAASKPLTLWQDPASGVMSSPGESEGDFRVRASHAGREARDAAVQKLRAKYATKVSTLQTRLERVQMKVGQQQAQAQQAQLQTAMNVGVGVLGALFGGGRSTTALRSGVSGMGRSMREGQDVQAAQAEFMQVSQQLQDLQNQVQAEVDALGEVSGGELERVEIRAKAADVSIPLIALAWLPFVSENGALRAAWAGAEG; from the coding sequence ATGTCCGATTACGAGAAGCTCGGCGCGTTTTACCTCGGCAAGGCAGTGGACGGCGGTACGGGGGCAGTCACCGATGAATTGCTGCTGTACGACAGTGCCGATCTGACCACCCACGCCGTCATCATCGGCATGACCGGGAGCGGCAAGACCGGGCTGGGGCTGGGGCTGATCGAGGAAGCGGCGATGGACGGCATTCCGGTGCTGGCCGTCGATCCCAAGGGCGATCTGGCGAATCTGCTGCTGACCTTCCCGGACCTCGCGCCCGCCGATTTTCGCCCGTGGGTGGATGAATCCGAGGCCACGCGCGGCGGCATCACCCCGGACGAGCTGGCCGCGCAGAAGGCGGCCATGTGGCAAAAAGGGCTGGCCGACTGGGGCCAGAGCGGCGAACGCATCCGCACCCTCAAGGAAAAGGCCGATTTCGCGGTCTACACCCCCGGCAGCAGCGCGGGCCGCCCGATCAGCGTGTTGAAAGGCTTCGATGCCCCGCCGCCGGAAATCATGGACGACGCTGACGCCCTGCGCGAGCGCATCGGCGGCACTGTGAGCGGCCTGCTGGGATTGCTGGGCATTGACGCCGATCCGCTGCGTTCGCGCGAGCATGTGCTGCTGTCCACGCTGCTCTCGCACGCCTGGGCCGAGGGCCGCACCCTGGACATGGCGGGAATGATCGCCGGAATCCAGACCCCGCCGTTCACGCAGATCGGCGTGATGGGCGTGGACGCCTTTTACCCCCCCAAAGACCGCTTTGACCTCGCCATGGGCCTCAACAACCTGCTGGCCTCGCCGGGCTTCGCCGTGTGGACGCAGGGCGAACCGCTGGACGTGGGCCGTTTCCTGTTCACGCCGGAGGGCAAGCCGCGCGTATCGATCATGAACATCGCCCACCTGAACGACTCCGAGCGGATGTTCTTCGTGAGCATGTTGCTGAATGCCGTGCTGAGCTGGATGAGGACGCAGTCCGGGACGAGTTCCCTGCGGGCGCTGCTGTACATGGATGAAATCGCCGGATTCTTCCCACCCAACGGCAACCCGCCCAGCAAACCGCCGATGCTGACGCTGCTCAAGCAGGCCCGCGCTTTTGGCCTGGGCGTGACATTGGCAACGCAGAACCCCGTCGATCTGGATTACAAAGGGCTAAGCAACACCGGAACGTGGATGATTGGCCGCCTCCAGACCGACAACGACAAGGCCCGCGTGCTGGAGGCGTTGCAGGGCGCGTCCGCTGGGCAGGAGGCCATGAGCAAAGCCGAGCTGGACAAACTGCTGTCGGGCCTGGGCAAACGCGTCTTTCTGATGCACAACGTCCACGACGCTCGCCCCACGCTGTTCACGACGCGCTGGACCATGAGCTATCTGGCCGGGCCGATCACGGGGAGCCAGATTCGCAAGCTGGCGCAGGGGAATGCACCGCGCAATACGGAATCGAGCGCCGCGCCACCAGTGCCCGCTCCAATAGCCTCCCAGACAGGCTCCAAACCTCTTCTCCCCCCTGGCGTCACCGAGGTCTACATTCCCACTACCGACACGGGCGTGACGTACCATCCGCATCTACTGGCGGTGGCCAACGTGCGTTACAGCGACCTGAAAGCGCGGGTAGAGGTGAGCGGTACTCTCCCTCTGGCCGTGGAAGTCGGCGATGGCCCGATCCCTGTGAGCTGGACCGATGCGGCGGAATTGCCCGTCAACCCGGCCACGCTGGAACAGACCCCAGCAGACGGCGCGACATTTGCCGAACTGCCTGCGCCGCTGCTGGACGCCAAGAACTACGCCAGATGGAGCAAGGAGGCTGCCAAATACGTGGCCGCCAGCAAGCCGCTGACGCTGTGGCAGGACCCGGCCAGCGGCGTGATGAGTTCGCCCGGCGAGTCCGAGGGCGATTTTCGGGTGCGGGCCAGCCACGCCGGGCGCGAGGCGCGGGACGCGGCGGTGCAGAAGCTGCGGGCCAAATACGCCACCAAAGTGTCTACCCTGCAAACCCGGCTGGAACGCGTTCAAATGAAAGTCGGGCAGCAGCAGGCACAGGCACAGCAGGCGCAGCTCCAGACCGCCATGAATGTGGGCGTGGGCGTGCTGGGCGCGCTGTTTGGCGGCGGGCGCAGCACGACGGCCCTCCGCAGCGGCGTCTCTGGCATGGGCCGCTCCATGCGCGAGGGGCAGGACGTGCAGGCGGCGCAGGCGGAATTTATGCAGGTCTCGCAACAGCTTCAGGACCTGCAAAATCAGGTTCAGGCCGAGGTGGACGCGCTGGGCGAGGTCTCCGGCGGGGAGCTGGAGCGCGTCGAAATCCGTGCCAAAGCAGCAGACGTCAGCATTCCACTGATCGCGCTGGCGTGGCTACCTTTCGTCTCCGAGAACGGGGCATTGCGGGCGGCCTGGGCGGGGGCGGAAGGTTAG
- a CDS encoding DNA methyltransferase: MAEPADLLVRAIELALSGEVLAVPAEVQADLLSVARCPGNRAPARLVLACALAKAHRPELDATEPYTEIRSGHSFSGRTYDERYLPALIAAQRLPLNSTTAFLTPTLRNINIPLRSATPFEGRPREVYRNAARVLEGLQDGSAAAEEVLAFMLRELFVMRDEREVALSAALSSLPATPQNLSSEDVLTLLEQHLKSRNASRLPVLLVTALYRTLGILAGEVALSLGAHNAADARTGALGDIEIELLSAPGVPATVYEVKARAVSVSDLQIAVAKVAAVAARPSNYLFVTTHPIDREVTEFARTLHSQTGVEFAVLDALSFARHLLHFFHRQRLGILDAYQELLLAEPSSAVRPELKEAWLALRRSAES; this comes from the coding sequence GTGGCAGAACCCGCAGACCTCCTTGTTCGCGCAATAGAACTGGCGCTGAGCGGCGAGGTTCTGGCTGTGCCTGCCGAGGTTCAGGCTGACCTGCTGAGCGTGGCCCGCTGCCCTGGCAACCGCGCCCCCGCGAGGCTGGTGCTGGCCTGCGCACTGGCCAAAGCTCACCGCCCAGAACTGGACGCCACCGAGCCATACACAGAGATTCGCTCTGGTCACTCGTTTTCCGGGCGAACGTATGACGAGCGGTATCTGCCCGCGCTCATCGCCGCCCAGCGCCTACCGCTCAACAGCACCACTGCATTTCTGACGCCCACCCTGCGAAACATCAATATCCCGCTCCGTAGCGCTACACCCTTTGAAGGCCGCCCGCGTGAGGTTTACCGCAACGCCGCGCGGGTATTGGAAGGACTACAAGACGGTTCGGCGGCGGCGGAAGAAGTCCTGGCTTTCATGCTGCGTGAGTTGTTCGTCATGCGGGACGAGCGCGAGGTGGCGCTGTCAGCGGCCCTTTCCAGTTTGCCAGCCACGCCGCAAAACCTCTCCAGTGAGGATGTGCTGACGCTGCTGGAACAGCACCTCAAAAGCCGCAATGCCAGCCGCCTGCCCGTGCTGCTCGTTACGGCCCTTTACCGCACGCTCGGTATTCTGGCTGGCGAAGTGGCCCTGAGTCTAGGCGCTCACAACGCTGCTGACGCCCGAACGGGCGCTCTGGGCGATATAGAAATCGAGTTGCTGAGCGCTCCTGGCGTGCCCGCCACGGTTTACGAGGTCAAGGCCCGCGCCGTCAGCGTGAGCGATCTACAGATTGCGGTGGCAAAAGTCGCGGCTGTGGCTGCCCGGCCCTCGAATTACCTGTTCGTGACCACACACCCCATAGACCGTGAGGTCACCGAATTTGCCCGCACTCTGCATTCCCAGACAGGTGTGGAGTTTGCTGTTCTGGACGCCCTCAGCTTCGCGCGTCACCTGTTGCACTTCTTTCACCGTCAGCGGCTGGGCATTCTGGATGCTTACCAGGAACTGCTGTTGGCCGAGCCGTCCAGCGCTGTGCGGCCCGAACTGAAGGAGGCATGGCTGGCCCTGCGCCGTTCGGCAGAATCCTGA
- a CDS encoding DNA adenine methylase, protein MALRGTKKIAFGWYGGKFSHLDWLLPLLPPSTHYCEPFGGSAAVLLNRAPSPVETYNDLDSELVNFFRVLREDKGALIEAIGLTPFSREELRVATIKQAAELSDLERARRFFVRARQVRTGLAQTASEGRWAHCLLTSRAGMGGAVSRWLGSVEGLSEIVQRLLRVQIENAPALEVIARYDSPETLFYCDPPYLHGTRGDAKAYGFEMTDDEHRALAETLRGVSGKVAISGYASSLYEELYVGWNRIEAPARQIHSSKGERAEVLWVNYDAPMTAAKEEEAWQNPQTSLFAQ, encoded by the coding sequence ATGGCCCTACGCGGAACCAAGAAAATCGCCTTCGGCTGGTACGGCGGCAAGTTCAGCCATCTGGACTGGCTGCTGCCGTTGCTGCCGCCCAGCACGCACTACTGTGAACCTTTCGGCGGCTCGGCAGCGGTGCTGCTTAACCGCGCGCCCTCACCCGTCGAGACGTATAACGATCTGGACAGCGAACTGGTCAATTTCTTCCGGGTGCTACGTGAGGATAAGGGCGCGCTGATCGAGGCGATTGGCCTGACCCCTTTTTCCCGCGAAGAATTACGTGTGGCAACCATCAAACAGGCCGCAGAGCTGAGTGACCTGGAACGTGCCCGGCGGTTTTTTGTACGGGCGCGGCAGGTGCGGACGGGTCTGGCCCAGACCGCCTCTGAGGGGCGCTGGGCGCATTGTCTGCTGACCAGTCGGGCGGGCATGGGCGGGGCAGTGTCGCGCTGGCTGGGCAGTGTGGAAGGATTATCGGAAATCGTGCAACGGCTGTTGCGGGTCCAGATTGAAAATGCCCCAGCGCTGGAGGTGATTGCCCGCTACGACAGTCCAGAAACGCTGTTTTATTGCGATCCACCGTATTTGCACGGTACGCGCGGCGACGCAAAAGCGTATGGCTTCGAGATGACCGATGACGAACACCGCGCCCTGGCCGAGACGCTGCGCGGCGTGTCTGGCAAGGTGGCGATCAGCGGTTATGCGAGCAGCCTGTATGAAGAGTTGTACGTGGGCTGGAACCGGATCGAAGCACCCGCCCGCCAGATTCACAGCAGCAAGGGCGAGCGGGCCGAGGTGTTGTGGGTCAATTACGACGCGCCTATGACCGCCGCGAAGGAGGAAGAGGCGTGGCAGAACCCGCAGACCTCCTTGTTCGCGCAATAG
- a CDS encoding PspC domain-containing protein, with amino-acid sequence MEKKLIRDMDRKVLGGVVAGLQRLYAPQVDLMLLRVVAAVLAVCIPPVIVAYAALWIIAPRSDQRQLQPVT; translated from the coding sequence ATGGAAAAGAAACTGATTCGCGACATGGACAGAAAAGTTCTCGGCGGCGTGGTGGCGGGGCTGCAACGCCTCTACGCTCCGCAGGTAGACCTGATGCTGTTGCGGGTGGTGGCGGCAGTGTTGGCCGTCTGCATTCCCCCGGTGATCGTGGCCTATGCCGCACTGTGGATCATTGCACCGCGCTCGGACCAGCGGCAGCTTCAGCCTGTGACGTAG
- a CDS encoding putative dsRNA-binding protein: MNAKGELIARLVGQGQGAPIFEAVSHGPAHERLFRVQVIASGRVLGVGGEGRSKKDAERLAAESAMRALDGVSEAELPGEETESPVRWPIYSGVLEAALETALELSSDDATLDEVRADAARLYRDLLSELGHGPEAEA; this comes from the coding sequence ATGAATGCCAAGGGTGAACTGATCGCGCGGCTGGTGGGGCAGGGGCAGGGCGCGCCGATCTTCGAGGCGGTGTCGCACGGTCCGGCGCATGAGCGTCTGTTCCGGGTGCAGGTGATCGCCAGCGGGCGTGTGCTGGGCGTGGGCGGCGAGGGCCGCAGCAAGAAGGACGCCGAGCGATTGGCCGCAGAATCGGCCATGCGGGCGCTAGACGGCGTCAGCGAGGCGGAGCTGCCGGGAGAAGAGACAGAATCTCCCGTCCGGTGGCCGATCTATTCCGGCGTGCTGGAAGCCGCACTGGAAACGGCCCTCGAACTCTCGTCCGACGACGCCACACTGGACGAGGTGCGCGCCGACGCCGCCCGCCTGTACCGCGATCTGCTGAGTGAACTGGGCCACGGCCCCGAAGCCGAAGCGTGA
- a CDS encoding HAD family phosphatase, producing the protein MDGVLTANNAFHRQAWQEVAAEVLGLNLSEHDLDTKVDGGRNPEIIERLTGQYPDAELASRFHEAKEGRYRDLAAGNMQEVAGLSAYLDVLAARGIPYSLVTSADRVNVEFGMKALGLGERFGTRVLGEDVTRGKPHPEPFLLGAQRLGLNAADCLAHEDAVNGVKSAAGAGCRVVALTTTSPGEVLLEAGATLAVPDFTGWAAWLG; encoded by the coding sequence ATGGACGGCGTGCTGACCGCCAACAACGCCTTTCACCGTCAAGCGTGGCAGGAGGTGGCCGCCGAGGTGCTGGGCCTGAACCTCAGCGAACACGATCTGGACACCAAGGTGGACGGCGGACGCAACCCGGAAATCATCGAGCGTCTGACCGGGCAGTACCCAGACGCCGAACTGGCCTCCCGCTTCCACGAGGCCAAGGAAGGGCGTTACCGCGATCTGGCCGCCGGAAACATGCAGGAAGTCGCGGGCCTCAGCGCTTACCTGGACGTGCTGGCGGCGCGCGGCATTCCCTACAGTCTGGTTACAAGCGCAGACCGCGTGAACGTGGAATTCGGCATGAAGGCACTGGGCCTGGGCGAACGCTTTGGGACGCGCGTGCTGGGCGAGGATGTCACGCGCGGCAAACCCCACCCAGAGCCTTTTCTGCTGGGCGCACAGCGGCTGGGCCTGAACGCCGCCGACTGTCTGGCCCACGAGGACGCCGTGAATGGGGTCAAAAGCGCCGCCGGAGCAGGCTGCCGCGTCGTGGCACTGACCACCACCTCCCCTGGAGAAGTGCTGTTAGAAGCAGGCGCAACGCTGGCCGTGCCGGACTTCACAGGCTGGGCCGCGTGGCTGGGTTAA
- a CDS encoding YraN family protein has protein sequence MKGADAEDRAAAYLLGLGREVLARNYRIPGGEIDLITCDSGGTLIFTEVRQRRQTRYGSAAESVTPRKLALMHRAALEYLTRELGRDDLPCRLEVLTIDGPAQTGEIQLLDVLE, from the coding sequence TTGAAAGGCGCAGACGCCGAGGACCGCGCCGCCGCCTACCTGCTGGGCCTGGGCCGCGAGGTTCTGGCGCGCAACTACCGCATTCCCGGCGGTGAGATCGATCTGATCACCTGTGATTCAGGCGGTACGCTTATTTTCACCGAAGTCCGCCAGCGCCGTCAGACCCGCTACGGCAGCGCCGCCGAGAGTGTCACGCCGCGCAAGCTGGCGCTGATGCACCGCGCCGCGCTGGAATACCTGACCCGTGAGCTGGGCCGCGACGATCTGCCCTGCCGCCTGGAAGTGCTGACCATCGACGGTCCGGCACAAACGGGGGAAATTCAGTTGCTGGACGTGTTGGAGTAA